A single window of Ananas comosus cultivar F153 linkage group 17, ASM154086v1, whole genome shotgun sequence DNA harbors:
- the LOC109723398 gene encoding U-box domain-containing protein 9-like, producing the protein MAKARDDKGKKPMAMEIIPEEETNEEEEFSFPVLHQEEEFSFPIADSEVKPPSWRGSKKLAAGITERGRRMRAEDATAQLLFYANEAFSASQSATHRLQMLEWAFAATGVLKTTVRSGEEEDAPPPLPLRCALGSEPAPEFFVCPVAKKIMDEPVVIASGKTFERSAIEEWLEKGNRTCPLTGEVLSNTILIPDKKLTEFIQAWRSLYGYKEKDRRGEADTTTPADTPHYFYTHLWGVSVASGPKRTEAMKKLRELAATDRSILHPIRRDPSVIAFLVQLLFENHCKDEKDSELQRELLEILRIGAECEPHNEALRRDRHIIAVLCILLREDASIRIKTTCAVILSRLSDSYTDKVKIGEYGVMGPLVELLNMSSAETRVAAALLIASICEVRENWGRAFKEKAGIAALHAMMEGDDPVKEAVPILHAVRSCSPIFDEALCELVRLHGSVDAPKWASLGMEIIEATTDETKPTIVADHANVEIAEVLWWLQNRCHFPRTVGYKRDPADYCE; encoded by the exons ATGGCGAAGGCGAGGGACgacaaggggaagaagcccATGGCCATGGAGATAATCCCCGAGGAAGAGACCAACGAAGAAGAGGAGTTCTCCTTCCCCGTCCTCCACCAAGAAGAGGAGTTCTCCTTCCCCATCGCGGACAGCGAGGTGAAGCCGCCCTCGTGGCGGGGGAGCAAGAAGCTCGCGGCGGGCATCACCGAGCGGGGCCGGCGGATGCGGGCCGAGGACGCGACGGCGCAGCTTCTGTTTTACGCAAATGAGGCCTTCTCGGCTTCGCAGTCTGCCACCCACCGGCTCCAGATGCTGGAGTGGGCGTTCGCGGCGACGGGCGTGCTGAAAACCACCGTCAGGTcgggcgaggaggaggacgcgccgccgccgctgccgctgcggTGCGCGCTCGGGTCGGAGCCCGCGCCCGAGTTCTTCGTGTGTCCCGTCGCCAAGAAGATCATGGACGAGCCTGTCGTTATTGCGTCTGGAAAG ACCTTCGAGCGATCGGCGATCGAGGAATGGCTTGAGAAGGGCAACCGCACGTGCCCGCTCACCGGCGAAGTCCTTTCGAACACCATCTTAATACCCGACAAGAAATTGACCGAATTCATACAAGCGTGGCGGTCGTTGTACGGATACAAAGAAAAGGACAGGCGAGGCGAAGCAGACACCACGACCCCCGCAGACACTCCGCACTACTTCTACACTCACCTCTGGGGGGTATCGGTAGCCTCCGGACCCAAAAGAACAGAAGCCATGAAGAAACTCCGAGAGCTCGCCGCGACGGATCGCTCAATCCTGCATCCTATCCGCCGCGACCCCTCGGTTATAGCATTCCTAGTCCAACTCTTGTTCGAGAACCATTGTAAGGACGAAAAGGACTCCGAGCTGCAGCGTGAGTTACTCGAAATCCTTCGCATCGGCGCCGAATGCGAGCCTCATAACGAGGCCTTACGCAGAGACCGGCACATTATCGCCGTATTGTGCATCTTATTACGAGAGGATGCTTCGATCCGGATTAAAACTACGTGCGCCGTTATCCTCTCGCGTCTCTCCGACAGTTACACAGACAAGGTGAAAATTGGCGAGTACGGCGTCATGGGGCCGCTCGTGGAGCTCCTAAACATGAGCTCCGCAGAAACGAGAGTGGCGGCGGCGTTGCTGATCGCGAGCATATGCGAGGTGCGGGAGAATTGGGGGAGGGCATTCAAGGAGAAGGCGGGGATCGCGGCCTTACACGCCATGATGGAGGGCGACGATCCCGTGAAGGAGGCGGTCCCGATCCTCCACGCGGTGAGATCGTGCAGTCCGATATTCGACGAGGCGTTGTGCGAGCTGGTTCGTCTCCACGGATCAGTGGACGCGCCGAAATGGGCTAGCCTCGGGATGGAGATCATCGAGGCCACGACCGACGAGACGAAACCTACGATTGTGGCGGATCACGCCAACGTGGAGATCGCGGAGGTCCTCTGGTGGCTGCAGAATCGGTGCCACTTCCCGCGAACCGTGGGATATAAAAGAGACCCCGCGGATTACTGCGAATGA
- the LOC109723397 gene encoding U-box domain-containing protein 9-like, translating into MANGNDQSKNLAELERTLRVTEATAQLLCFAARSFAGLGGLLPRPEIFEWVFAALDALKFLRTSDDCGCYERRRASACGSGPVPEFFLCPISKRVMREPVVIASGKTFERSAIEKWLDEGNRTCPLTDQVLPNTILIRDLQIAKLISSWRSLYKCKRGQVRDDEVPIELHERIRSNFYGLVYAVTSDDGSKREEAIKALRDLIAVHKRSVNYLLSKNAAFIVLLVHLLFESHCKADAELQNAILGIICVAAEHLPNKRIITAVREAIPILIVALREGLSMEIKTKCAIIFSLLSGDIPANKVKIGELGGMGLLVGLLKGGDSEAKRAAALAISKLCEARKNWGRAFVERAAIAALRAAFCNESVEEAMSILPGLKGCHLILSEVMTEIVSLHESTGAEGSGNLGREIICLVESELVGAGDVSEVSCSPEIAEVLRWLKRRSDFP; encoded by the exons ATGGCAAATGGAAATGATCAATCG AAGAATCTCGCGGAGCTGGAGCGGACGCTGCGGGTCACGGAGGCGACGGCCCAGCTCCTCTGCTTCGCCGCGCGGTCCTTCGCGGGGCTCGGCGGCCTCTTGCCCCGCCCCGAGATCTTTGAGTGGGTCTTCGCGGCCCTCGATGCTCTCAAGTTTCTGCGGACAAGCGACGACTGCGGCTGCTATGAGCGGCGGAGGGCGAGTGCGTGCGGGTCGGGGCCCGTGCCCGAGTTCTTCCTCTGCCCCATCTCCAAGAGGGTGATGAGGGAGCCTGTCGTCATCGCCTCCGGAAAG ACCTTCGAGCGATCAGCGATAGAGAAATGGCTCGACGAAGGCAACCGCACGTGCCCGTTAACCGATCAGGTCCTTCCAAACACGATACTCATACGCGATCTCCAAATTGCCAAACTTATATCATCGTGGCGCTCTTTGTACAAATGCAAAAGAGGGCAAGTAAGAGATGACGAGGTGCCGATCGAACTCCACGAAAGAATTCGCAGCAACTTCTATGGTCTCGTTTACGCTGTAACATCGGATGATGGATCGAAAAGAGAAGAGGCCATTAAAGCTCTCCGAGATCTCATCGCCGTGCACAAGCGCTCGGTTAACTATCTCCTCAGCAAAAACGCCGCGTTCATCGTATTGTTAGTACATCTCTTGTTTGAGAGCCACTGTAAGGCTGATGCAGAGCTGCAGAACGCGATATTAGGAATCATTTGCGTCGCGGCCGAACATTTGCCTAACAAGAGGATCATCACCGCAGTTCGGGAAGCGATACCAATACTAATCGTCGCACTGAGGGAAGGATTGTCAATGGAGATCAAAACGAAGTGCGCGATCATCTTTTCGCTTCTGTCAGGTGACATTCCCGCGAACAAGGTCAAAATAGGGGAGCTCGGTGGCATGGGATTGCTCGTGGGGCTCCTGAAGGGAGGTGATAGTGAAGCGAAAAGGGCGGCAGCATTGGCGATCTCGAAATTGTGCGAGGCCCGCAAAAACTGGGGAAGAGCTTTCGTGGAAAGGGCCGCGATCGCTGCGCTACGTGCCGCGTTCTGCAACGAGTCCGTAGAGGAGGCCATGTCGATTCTGCCGGGGCTGAAGGGCTGCCATCTGATTCTTAGTGAGGTGATGACTGAAATTGTCAGTCTCCACGAGTCGACAGGCGCGGAGGGAAGCGGAAACCTGGGGAGGGAGATCATTTGTCTCGTGGAGAGTGAGCTGGTCGGAGCAGGTGACGTAAGTGAGGTTTCGTGTAGCCCGGAGATCGCGGAGGTTCTGAGATGGTTGAAGAGGAGGTCCGACTTTCCGTGA